One genomic region from Candidatus Methanomethylicota archaeon encodes:
- a CDS encoding class I SAM-dependent methyltransferase — protein MNEIYEKYLESLFIGVNIPSREAFEYMVQCYLDWYDPYLPKNKNARILDFGCGVGHFLYFLKKMGYNNFIGIDISPQQVDFVRKYITNNVILADGFDFLKEALRERDYFDVIVLNDVIEHIPKVKILELLKLMFNVLKSGGKIFIKTDNMGNPFNLRSRYMDFTHEIGFTEHSLYQVLYVAGFRKIRVFGAREPCGREIKARIMRLMNSSSHIFLRSLFRVLLIPPPKILDKNIIAIGEKP, from the coding sequence ATGAACGAGATATATGAGAAATATTTAGAATCACTTTTTATAGGAGTTAATATTCCTTCGAGAGAAGCTTTTGAATACATGGTCCAATGTTACCTAGATTGGTATGATCCTTATCTTCCAAAGAATAAAAATGCAAGGATTCTTGATTTTGGATGTGGTGTGGGACATTTCCTGTATTTTCTAAAGAAGATGGGTTATAATAACTTCATTGGCATAGATATAAGTCCTCAACAAGTTGATTTTGTAAGGAAGTATATTACCAACAATGTTATCTTAGCAGATGGTTTTGATTTTCTAAAGGAGGCTTTAAGAGAGAGGGATTACTTCGATGTAATAGTCTTAAACGATGTAATAGAGCATATCCCCAAAGTAAAAATACTTGAGCTCCTTAAACTAATGTTTAACGTTCTAAAATCCGGTGGTAAGATATTCATTAAAACAGACAATATGGGGAATCCATTTAATCTAAGGAGTAGGTATATGGATTTTACCCACGAGATTGGATTTACAGAGCACAGTCTTTATCAAGTTCTTTATGTGGCTGGGTTTAGAAAAATTCGCGTATTTGGAGCTAGAGAACCTTGTGGAAGAGAAATCAAAGCAAGAATCATGAGGTTAATGAACAGCTCTTCTCACATTTTTCTGAGATCATTATTTCGCGTTCTCTTAATTCCTCCACCCAAAATTCTAGATAAAAATATTATAGCCATAGGTGAGAAGCCCTAG